DNA from Scylla paramamosain isolate STU-SP2022 chromosome 42, ASM3559412v1, whole genome shotgun sequence:
ATCTGTACCTCATAATGACgagtcttttcatttctccaaCCTGAGGATGAGGACGAGAAAGCAAGGCAGACAGAGAGGTGGCTGATGATAATGAGGTGCTAATTCTACTTACTTAATCCTGGGGGATAAATAGTTGTGTTCCTGTCATCGAAGTAAAAATGAGTAAACTTAGGCTGAGGTGTGGACTGGGATAGCCATGTGTGCTGCGGTCATCGGTGTCACCACATTTTGTTTCTACATACATGACTTattttacataagaacataagatcgtaagaagtaagggaagctgcaagaaagccatgaggcctacacgtggcagtccctgtatgaaatatacctacctatttccacctatcgtcccccatccataaatctgtctaatcttctcttaaagttccccattgactcagcaccaacaacttgattactgagtccgttccattcatctaccactctgtttgagaaccaactcctccctatctctttttaaacataaattttcaagcttgaaacccgttatttcttgttctgtcctggttactgaCCCTAAACATCTCCCCCAcccgaggacgaggacgagtgCGCTGCGGAGAGCCACGACTGCCATCAGGAGTGCATCAACACGGAAGGGAGCTACGCCTGCACCTGCACCTCCGGCTTCACACTCAACGAGGACTCCCACACATGCACAGGTACGCTCACCTTCAACTAATCCTCAGCCTCAGCCAAGAGTAATCTCACTGTCTAGCCTCGTATGTGCGTTTCTGCTGGCAGACTCTTATACTATATTCGTaaattgtctttctttcttcttcatcctcgtgCTCAAAATTGAACTTCGAAAGAAAAGCATCAAAATACCTACGGGACTAAATTGGTCAGCTTGCTGTTAGATTTTCCTTTTTGATTGACTTTTTGGGCAAATCTTGAGTGggtgtttctcttctctctctctctctctctctctctctcctcctctcgtctcgtctctctctctctctctctctctctctctctctctctcctctctcctctctctcctctctctctctctctctctctctctctctctctctctctctctctctctcctctctctctctctctgtcgatacctaaaatagacaaatataatCAGTGAATACTCCCGTCACGTACTTAGTAACTCCACATAATATTCTTCCACGTAATATTCTGTCAGTTCTGTCTTCTCCTTTACTCTGCCGCGCTCCAAAGACCCATCTGCTCTGTTCTACCTGCTCTGTCTTCGTTCCCGTAGCGCAGCGTTACAAAGACTCTGTATGTTCTCTTCTGTTCTGGCTTGATTCTTGCTCTTCATCGCTTCAAAAGCCcgtttactttatttcttccgTCTATTCTGCTTCCTCTCCTACTGTGCCGCGTTCCATAGACCCGTCTGCTCTGTCTGTTCTCGCTTATGTTGgcggtggagaggtggaggaagctGTCGAGGCGCCGTGTGGGTGAATACAGTACGTGCTTTTGTTTTCGCAGACGTGGACGAGTGCGCCATGGAGAACGGAGGGTGTGAGCAGGACTGTGGCCAACACGCCGGGCTCCTACGGTGTGTTCCTGCGGCCCAGGGTTACGTCCTCGTCGAACATACAGACTGTGATAGTGAGTTCTGTGACTGCCGcttttctctttaatatttctccactgttattttttattctgaaaATTTTCactatttaattgtttttcttggtattttctCGATGTTTtctccacgtttttttttttttttttacctccttgttactttatttctcatttacttATCATTCTCATTCTTAAGTCTTTTTTCggcatttttctctatttcgtTCAGCCTTTTCTCAGAATACTCATATTTTCAGCACTCTCTCTTATCAGTATTTTATTTGCAGCACTTTCTTTTTCCGCTGGGAATGAGAAGACTACTTATAAATCCTTGAATGTGGCACCTTATGCATTAAAACCTTTACTTGTGTTCAAGAGTGAATTTTTCGCTGTAGAAATATATACAATGCTATTGATGATCAAAGTTATAAGATGTCAAGTGCGTTATCTCATTAATTACTTTCTTTTGCCTGTGCGCTCTTTTTAAACtcgaagtaaataaatagagaaataagcgTTAAGCATTTATCTAATACTGTTAGTGATGAAGACATCAGCGTGGTAAGTATTCACTATCCTTGCATTAAGAAAACTTCACCATTATCGTCCTCAATATATTTTTAAGTCACTTCATCtttaaaagaataatattaatcatgaataaaataacaacgCGCTCTAAACACTGAACTAATATAGCGAGTGATGAAGACTATAAGCGAAGTAAATATTTAATATCTATGCTTAGACTTGATAAAGAAACAGGGGCGCTATCTCTCTCGGGGATCGTTAAGTCACTTGGCACTGACGGAACCTTCCCTCGAGCTTGACAGAAACTCATTTAAACCACCCATCTTCACTAAACCTTCCTGGTttatcctcctccaccacaaaaaaaacactaactgGCACCTTGATATTATTACTTCATTGCCAAGACCGCTGTGGTGAATCAGGTTAACCCTTCACTTGATAATGACAATATGACGCCTGTGACTTCATTTCAACACAGAAAGCTTAAACTAGGCAGAAGCACTTACAGCTTCAGACACCATCCAGTTGATATGACAATATGGCGCCGGTTATTTCATTTCATCACAATCTTAACAAGGCAGAAATGCTTAAGAGCTTCAGGCACCTGGACATTTGAACCGTCCAACTACTCCTGTTAAGCGCAGTTCTTTCGAATTCTCGCGCAAAAAGTTAGCTCAGGACAGTTAAGTAGTCTGTGCCCGCCAACCTGATTTTTGTCGCCCTCCCCTcacgcagccagccagccagccgtaCGTGGCACAGGGCCCCTTTTCACTCATGCGTAAGTTATGCATTGAGGTTCTTAAAGCGTGTCAGTCCTGGTTTAGATGGACAGGAAAGGAGGTCAGCTCATTAACTCTATCTTAAGTCTGTGTCTGTGGCTCCgatggtgtgtgtgggtgtcggcATAATTAATTTCTGCGTCTTCTCTgtgtgactgagagagagagagagagggggaggggcaaGAGAAGTGTAAACCTTAAATATCTACGTGCATTCACCTATTGACTCTTCTTTTCGTGCCCCTAGGACTTGTTTATGTAGAGGAtgaagaattttcctgttggcAATGTCTCTTCAAAACTTACTGTCTGATGGCACATGAATGCTACTGTGGGGAAAAttttgtgagtgagtgtttaCAGATTTCGAGGAAgtaacttttcctttcttttccttccaagtTTGATGAGTTTTTGATTGAACTGCAAACTGTTTTCCTCGCAAACAATGCTTTTTGGGatgatgaggtgtgtgtgttgtgtgtgtgtgtgtgtgtgtgtgtgtgtgtgttgtgtgtgtgtgtgtgtgtgtgtgtgtgtgtgtgtgtgtcgtgttgtgtgtgtgtgtgtgtgtgtgtgtgtgtgtgtgtgtttgtgagtcaGGGTCAGTAAGAGCGAGGGATATTTCTTCAATAAACGATTTGAAATATTTATCACGAGTACAGTTTAGTTATCCACGACataccagtttctctctctctctctctctctctctctctctctctctctctctcctctctctctctctctcctctctctcgtctctctctctcctctctctctctctctctctctctctctcacattacaAAAGCGTTATCTGTTCTCAGAGCTGCTTTACCTATTACCAAACTCTTCACTAATCCTCATATACTCGTAGTGTCACATTGTTGTTTTAATGCAAGCGTGAAACCAAAGCTTCCTATACATGAAGTCTTTTAGCAAAACCCTGGAGTAGTGGACCTGAGACCtaccattctcctcttcttattcaagCAATATCTTACACATTCAGATCGgaatgtcataaaaaaaaaaacgttaatattttcatggatatttttttttctctctcgctatGCTCGGAAAGGCCGCTTTGCCGTACGTTTTGCTGGGAATTATTTCATAACTTCACTATTTGCAAAGCGCTGGGTAGTGAAAATGGCGGTGATTATTAAAGCAGCTGAACGGAAAGAAATGCTGCTCAGTTTCACCCTTCCTGTTAACTCAAATCTTTCGACTTCCACTACTACACTCGCCCACAGCaaagaaacacatgaaaataagaaaataagggaagctgcaagaagccgtcaggcctacacgcggcagGTTCTTCATGAAACCTGCCTACGTACATCCACCtactatccccatccataaagtTGTCTAACCTTCTTTTCAAGCTCCCtgatgactcagcactaacaccCTGATTACTGAACAAAACTACCACTTTATCTGAGACCCAAAAGAAGGGCTAGACAATTCCATCGTCCCTGTTAACTTCAGTCTTGCAACTTCCATTCCAACACTCCACCACAGCGAAGCAAAATAAGTGCTACACAATCTTACCCATACACTCATCTACAAAAcaccttcattctcttcacaGTGATCCTGGATGACAGCGACCAGAGTCCCTTTGTGCCGTTCGGCATCCCGACGGAGGCGAGTAGGGCGGTGCCGACGGTGATCCGGATTCCCAATAACCTGGTCTCTGCCGTGAATGAGCAGGTCAACTTTGCCCCAATCTTCACGCGTGAGTGTCTGACCTTGCTTCTCGCCTGGCCTTGATAGGGAGGTATATGAGGGGAAcggggaggagagacagagagaaggaagtagagCAAGGAGGGAaaatctgtagtagtagtagtagtagtaatatgagtaacaggaggagcaggaggaaaagaaggaggagaaggagaaggagaaggagagagagagagagagagagagagagagagagagagagagagagagagagagagagagagagagagagagagagagagagagagagagagagagagagagagagagagagagagagagagagagagagagagagagagagagagagagacagagagagagacagagagagagagaaagaaagaatagaaaataagagaagaagagagaaaaaggaaaaagagagagactcCAAAACTCAAACTAGCCTCTTATTTCTTACTCCTCATAATAACGAGAGATCAGAACTCTTTTATGAACACCTAGTTACTCTTCTCCATCCGCACCAGACACACAATTCTGGCACGTTCCGGAGCGGCGTGAGGCACTAACACTGGGATGTCTTCAAACTCTCGTTCCCTCCTTGGTAATAGAGAAATAAGTCAGATTTAGAGCCTGTATCCAATATTGCATAGGGTGTTGCCGCTGCAGGGTGCGTTGCTGAATTCTTTGGACCAAACTGCTCGCTGACGTGCGCTGACTGTCCCGGGGAGTGTGGAGAGGACGGCTGCGTGTGTCCCCCAGGCAAGACAGGACCCACGTGCGCCTCACCATGCCCCGCCGGAACCTTTGGCCACAACTGCACAGAGGTGAGTGGTTCCCTGTAACTTTCTTGTACTGGTCTCTGGGCTGtcactgtccttttttttttttttttcctgtttttttttttttttttttttttgtgtgtgtgtgcaagtataaaaaatatattagtaaATGGAATAAACGATCATGAGTTATGTTGAGGTATGTATGTTGAGGTATGTTGCGTTCGTCCTGCTTTCTTGAATATAAATGCGAGCAAAGAATACAATTAGTAAATACAATGAGTAAACATCAAGAGAAGTTTGCAGCATGGGTCTGGCCGCTGTCAGGGCGAAATTATTAGCTGtcttgttgttttatattttattaatgccgtttttttctgcttcaatGTTCCTGCGCCAcacccttccatcttcctctatcATCAGGAATGTCAGTGCAAGAATGGCGGCACCTGTGAGCCTGTGTCTGGAAACTGCACGTGTCCTCCCGGGGTGACGGGCGACCAGTGTGAGGATGGCTGTCCCGCAGGTGAGTGGAACGACGTGTGGGGAGAGGTGGGTCTTTCAGATATCATGCCAGCGGGAGTCCGTGGGGGGAGAAAAGCAGgaatttttcttcagtttcgtCTTCAGgaatattatgtatattttgatggtgagaaatgaagaaagaaaaaaaaaatctcgagaTGGAGAAGCATTTTACATTTGGCTCACCTTTTCaatttccgttttctctcacataGATGAAATGTGAGAGAAAAATTATAGTGCTGTTTCATTTCGCTTTCCTCATTTGATGGTGGAAGCATTACGAAATGAAGCAGATCCATTATATTTCTCTTAATGAACATTTCAACTTCCATCTTCTCACTCTTGAAGAAACTGTAAGTAGTTATAACATTAGAGAAATGGTGCTTCATTTTCATCAAGTTTTCTCACTGCCAAAGTTCACTTACATATGCAGTGCCTTATTCCTACCAGCAGCATCATGGCAGTTAGTCATAAGATTCAATATGAAGCAGCCACCAATCTTTACTGTACTAAGATGAGTATAATGTGAAGGCGGGaacaggggaagggagaggcgtgCAGAAAGGCAGGTAGGGCTGGGACTGTGGGATGCAGTAACTATAATGTGAGGGCGGGAGAAGGACATGAGAGCGAAGGGAAAGGCGTGCAGAAAGGGAGGTGGGATTGGGACACTGGGATACACTAACTAATGCCCTGTGTAGTGTGGATGAAGTACCTAATGCCCTGCGAGATGTAGAGCAGATGCACTAATGCCCTGAGGAGTGTGGAGGCACTAACTAATGCCCTGCAGTGTGTGAGATACAGAACCTAATGGCTGCCGCGTCCACCAGGGTACTACGGGGAGCAGTGTGAGCGGCGGTGCCCCGTGACGTGTGCCAACATGCGCTGCAATAGACTCTTCGGGTTCTGTGAATGTGATCCGGGTCGCTTCGGCTCATCCTGCAACCTGCCCTGTCCTGACTTCACGTGGGGCGCCAACTGCCGCCACCAATGCCGGTGTGACACTAGGACCACGGCGCGCTGCCACCCTGAGGTACAGTTGCGTGGCGCTCTGGTCAGTCTGTCCTGCTGCACTCCACTCAGAAGGACAAGGCGgccatttattctttcctttcttctttctctctctcttttttcctcctttctttattttgttctttgtttttttttttctcttatctgtcCACTTATTGTCTGGTTCTGCTTTTCCATCTCCCTGTGACTTTAAGAGAGCACCGTTAAGAAAACTCCTTAACCGAATTACGTAGCCAGTCCTTTTTCCTATTCACTTTTCAGCAAGAATTAATGAaatgcatctttttttcatcGGCAAAAAAGAATCGCAGCATTTGTGTTCATTTCAGATTTTAGCCTTAAATTAACTTAAAACTTACCAAGATTTGAGATTCGCTCGTAGCCCCTGAGGCTCAAGTAAATGTGATCCGTTTTCTGTGAACCCGTTTTCCCTTTGACTTGTCCTTAACCGCTTCACTGCTAAACAAAATTTCCCCATCGGTAACCTTAACTTTTTTTAGATTCTTTGTTTATATTAAgcttttgtaaatatttttgttgcgcagaaaaaacaaaatcaatcttcagcttcctctcttttctcttctgtgtCTCCATACAAACAATTATTGCTGAACTATGAAATTTAACGAAGATGACCATAGCAGTAAAAGTGCCTATGAAAGACAGCCACGCATTCCCTCTGCAGAGCGGCGTGTGCGAGTGTCTGCCTGGCTATGTGGGGCCGGACTGCTCGGAGGAGTGCGCGCCGGGGAAGTGGGGGACCGGCTGCCTGCACGAATGTCAGTGTGCCAACGGGGACGCGTGCCACCCTGCGACGGGCGTGTGCATCAAGGACTGTCCCCCGGGTTTCACGGGAACCGACTGTGACGAGCGTGAGTGTCCCTGTAGGAGTCCAGCCGCCACTCCTGGTGACTTTTCTGTTTATATGTTTGATATATGCAGTTATCCATGTTTTTATAAGTTCATacatgtatgtctgtctgtttatctgtatatttgtctatctgcctgtctatttatttatccacaGTATATatgtctgcctgcctacctacatacctgcctgcctatctatctattaatttatcagtcagtctatctacAATTTATGATTGCTAACTCAAACAAGGACCTCGTTTCTTCTTATACTAAGAATAAATATGTTCTCGCTGCATAAGGATTACTCGTATCCTAAACATGCAACAGACAAAGTTCAGGTCCAAAGAAAGAATAGTTTTACACTCTCGCTGTTCCCTAACCCTCCCATGCCTTGGTATCCGTACACTGTTAACATCAAGTGGCGGTATTTATCACCATTGCGCAACTAAGACTAACATGAACCTTCTTTCCCGCAATGCGCCTCGTCCTCCCCACAGTGTTTGATTCACAGTTCCGTTCATGCTCCATAAACTTCCAAAATACGAGTATGTGGGTTGATCAGTGTTTCCGCTCGTTCATCCTGAAGATTAGTCAGCTTGGAAGCGACATCTTTCTGTCTCGCTTTCTGACACATACACAGGAACACCAAGGCATCAACAAAACGGACGTCTGATGGATTTGGTTTATACGAAGCAAAAGtgcatgtttttgttttatccaTCTCTGTTATCAAAGGTGCAAGTTTTCATGCAACATTACTTAACTTCCTCGTATTCTCAGAGATGTTAATGAAACAattgaataaatgaagggataaactgattatttatgaaaaaagacaaatgatCAAGGTATGGAGccgaacaaaaaatatatatctaagACGGAGAAACGGAAAATGTCATTCGTTACTAGCAAGGCGTAATTTTGACagcgaaaggaagagaaagggagaaaacataAGACTTAATTTTGAccgggaaaaaaagacaaaaaaatcatTCGATCTCAACAAAGACCTACAATCTTGAGAGCGAAAAGAACGGTGAAAAAATACGAGACTTAATTTTAATTGAAAAcagaagattgaaaaaaaaaaattgaatactCCTAGTaggcctagaaaaaaaaaaagtgagaagaaaaaagaagaaaaaaaaaaaaaaaaaatatatatatatatatatatatatatatatatatatatatatatatatatatatatatatatatatatatatatatatatatatatatacatacagtacaAGGAAGACAGTAAGCATAAGTAagacttcctctcttccctctgcaGGCTGCGAGGCGGGTCACTACGGCCCGGGCTGCATGAAGACCTGTATGTGCGGTGGCATGCGGCCCTGCGACCCCATCACCGGGGAATGCCTCTGTCCCTCAGGCACCCACGGCCCCAGCTGCCTCCAGGGTCAGTACGCTGCTTCCTGCGCCCCTCCTCATTGCCACCAtggagataataatgataaataataagaataatctCACTTACTGTTTATTTTCACGTGTGTTGCTTTGCCTGCAGTGTGCGCCCCTGGACGGTGGGGGGAGAGCTGCCTGCAGGAGTGCCAGTGTGAGAACGGTGCCTCTTGTGATCGCGTCAGCGGGAAGTGCCACTGCCTGCCGGGATATGTCGTCAGTACACAGCTTGTTTTGtgtgactggagagagagagagagagagagagagagagagagagagagagagagagagagagagagagagagagagagagagagagagagagagagagagagagagagagagagagagagagagagatgcttgttCAGTTTATCCTTTACTGAAATATTTAACCAAGGATACGAGGCATGAGAGTCGCTGTGATAAGCCTGAAGAGAGACTGAATTGCGCATTTTCAGGGCCCGGCGTGCGAGACCAAGTGTCCCTCAGGAAGGTTCGGTGTTGGCTGCCGCGACACCTGCAGCTGCCTCAATGGCGCCACTTGCCACCACATCACCGGCAGGTTGGTCATCCCCGCATCCTGGACTGTGAATTTTCTTACTTTATGTAGAGCATTAATACAGCACAGTATTGTTATAGAGAAAGGCAGCAAGGCAGCTGCCCCTCTGGCTTTCCCTCAAGGAATCACTCTATGCTTTTTTGTAGCTCGTATTGTTTAAGAAAACTGGTGAATGAGCTTCCTGCATCTACTTTGTTGTGTCTTTCATGGCAACAGTCCTCCACAGTAAACAACACGTGAACCtgacatgctttttttttatttttttatttatttatttatttttttttttttatttatttatttatttatttatttatttatttttttttttttggctgtaTTGAGTAGACGATGGTTTCTCTTCACTACTTATGGCTCCCTTGTCCGGCAGGTGTGAGTGCGTGCCAGGTTTCACGGGACCAGGCTGCAGTCAGCCCTGTCCGCTGGGACGCTTCGGACAGGACTGCGTCCACATGTGTGACTGTAACAGCGGCCGCTGCGACCGAGTGACGGGCGAGTGCACGTGTCCCCCAGGCTGGCGAGGACCTCAGTGCCAGCTCCGTGAGTGTCTGTGTTGGCCCGCCCTGGCTGGGCTGTGGTGCCTTACGCGCTCGGGATAGAGCCTCCGGTAACACATGTTCTCGTCGGCAGCATGCGACGCGGGGCGGTACGGGGCCGGGTGCGCCATGAACTGCAGCTGCGCCAATGGTGCTAAGTGTGACCACATCTCCGGCGCCTGCATGTGCCAGCCAGGTGCCACCACAATTCGTCCTTTCTTTTGCATTCCAGAGCATAACTAATATAACGAGTATACGGCAGGTTTGCTAATCTGTATATGAAATTTCTTCTGAATATAATGTATACTTTTATATCAAAGTTAGATAGTTTACAGTGTTCACTTCTCTTATAGCCTTGcctttactctccttccctgcAGGCTGGCTTGGTACTTTCTGTTCCCGGCCGTGTCCCGAGGGTTACTGGGGGCCAGAGTGCCGTCACCGGTGTGGCTGTGGAACTGGCGCCACTTGTGACCCTGCAACAGGTGCCTGCCTGTGCCCTCCCGGCAAGTATGGCCTCCACTGCTCCAAAGGTAAGTCTTCCGGTTTCTCTGTCTCACGGTCTTTTAATTTTAGAAGAGACTATGAGCTAATTTactaggccttttttttttttttttttttccaacaacaTCGTGAGGGCGAGGCGACGCGTATTATCATCTAATCATCTTCCCCATAAGTGTGTCCGATCGACCGATGGGGCACCGACTGCCAGAACAACTGTCTCTGCTACAACGGCGGTTCCTGCGACCGGGTGTCCGGCGCCTGCGTGTGTCCCCCGGGCTACACCGGCACCATGTGTCAGGACAGGTGTCCTGACGAAACTTACGGCTTCGGGTGTCAGCACAGCTGCCTGTGTCAGCACGGGGGCACGTGCCAGCACGACACCGGGGCGTGCCTGTGTCCCCCAGGGTATGCTGGAGCCTTCTGTGAAACAAGTGAGCATCGCCGGCTTGCTGAGCCTCGCCTTTCTTTGTACAGTATGTTTGTTGTCGATTTAAGTATTGGGGTTTCGGGCGCCAAGGATCACGTCTTAGGGTAATTGCCGGTCTCACCTTCAGATTGCAAGCTGCCCCCTGCCTCCCAAAACCGCCACCCACCCCCTGCCCTCCCGCCCCCCAGTCCACGCCACCAAACGTTAACCAGTTTATATGACCTCAAATTTTCTTGTTAATGATACTAATACATCCAAACGTTGACCTCACGTCCTAGAACTATGAACTCAGTTTTCTGAACTTGtaaaataacaacatcaacGTCCTTTCCCTCAGCCTCCGTGTCGGGCCCCACTAGTGAAGGGTCGGGCGCCTGTGTCACGGATGACCACTGCCAACATGGCGGCCGCTGCGACGCCACCTCGGGCACGTGTGAGTGTGCCCCGGGCTGGCGCGGCCACCTTTGTCACAAGCCATGTCATCAAGGTAAAAGCCCCTCTACTGAGTACTGTTTCTCACATTAATGAAAACATACAGTGTATACTTAATTCTCAATAAGAGGTATACATGGGTTAGTTTCCGCCACCAGTGACCACAGCCAGAAGTGCGAGTGTCACACAAACAGCCGCGCAggctttcctttcatcatcctGGCCAACATTATTCTAGATGTAGTCCAGAACCAACACTGAGTCTCACAGTAGAAAACCTAATGGCTTGGGCGTCACTTACCTGGCTAGATTTTATGTAACAGCGTGGAAAACTAACGTAAAATTAATGTAATGATTTCCATTAGAATTATTATATAACATTTTTGTGAActtggagacaaaaaaaaacttgtcgGTGGTTGAGTCAGTGCTTCACCGTCATGTCCCGAGTATTACAGCACCTCCCGGTGTCTCCCTGCAGGTTTCTGGGGAGAAGAGTGCCAGGAGGCGTGCTCCTGTGAGCACGGGAGTCAGTGCCACCACATCACCGGGGAGTGCAGGTGTCCCCCGGGATTCAACGGCGACAAGTGCCAgtttggtgagtgtgtgagtgacgcgtgatgagtgaaagagaaaaatgtgtgtgtgtgtgtgtgtgtgtgtgtgtgtgtgtgtgtgtgtgtgtgtgtgtgtgtgtgtgtgtgtgtgtgtgttatgagtgacGAGTGAGACAGAAAAGTATGTGTGAGTGACGAGTGACGACTGAGACATGAAATGTGAGTAACGAATAATGAATGATGACACAAAGAATGAGTGAACGATGAGTGATGAATGAGATCAGAAATGTGCTGAACGAGTGATGAATGAAGAGTTATGAGTGATGAGTGATACAAGAAAGTATGATCAGTTTGTGCTTCATTCAGTGGAAATCTTCACTGATTGATAAGCTAACTAACTGACCGGCTAACTGTTCCTATTTTGGCGCCGTAAGCAACTGACTCATATGGCGCTTCTGAAAGAGGAAgtaattttaattatttatttacatattttattgatattttatttatttgtttattgagggAGAATGCAATGATAGGGCAAATATTTAGTAAGATCTAAGCCGCGTCACCACAAGTTGCGTCTATGTCTGTGCAGTGTGTCCTGTTGGGTCCTACGGTAGCGGGTGCGAGTCCTCCTGTCAGTGTGAGCTTGGGCAGCCCTGTGACCACGTGACGGGCTCCTGCACCTGCCCTCCAGGCCGCCAGGGTCACCAGTGCCACGAGTGTGAGTGATGAGTGCCAACAATTTCTTGCCAATTCCCATACCCTCTAAGAAGggtcacccccaccccccagctgctaactctgtacaagggccttatccgtccatgtatggagtatgcttcacttgtatgggtggttccactcataccactatcgtcaaaagcttttcgtcttatcagttcctctcctctaactgactgtcttcagtctctttctcatcgccgctgcaatgttgcatttcttgctatactttaccgctattttcacgttaactgctcttctgatttgttaactgcatgcctcctttcctctcacggcctcgctgcacaagactttcctttttctctcaactctgttccgtccacctctctaatgcatgtgTTAACCGGTATTTTCAGtcgttcatccctttccctggtcatttttctttttttttcccttaactgGTGTTtatctacataaaaaagatttatcaatttatttatctgtctatttatctatctacctatctatttatctatctatctgtcagtctatctatctatctatctatctatctatctatctatctatctgtatctctatatatttttttatttatttatttatttttttt
Protein-coding regions in this window:
- the LOC135093325 gene encoding multiple epidermal growth factor-like domains protein 6 isoform X1 produces the protein MLLPSRIHLGRRPSVLRLTEDECQQPGICSQQCHNTWGSYQCLCDSGYQLGTDQTSCYMIDMEVINYCLENNGGCQHMCEHGPYGPICSCHQGYQLKADDQSCEDEDECAAESHDCHQECINTEGSYACTCTSGFTLNEDSHTCTDVDECAMENGGCEQDCGQHAGLLRCVPAAQGYVLVEHTDCDMILDDSDQSPFVPFGIPTEASRAVPTVIRIPNNLVSAVNEQVNFAPIFTRCVAEFFGPNCSLTCADCPGECGEDGCVCPPGKTGPTCASPCPAGTFGHNCTEECQCKNGGTCEPVSGNCTCPPGVTGDQCEDGCPAGYYGEQCERRCPVTCANMRCNRLFGFCECDPGRFGSSCNLPCPDFTWGANCRHQCRCDTRTTARCHPESGVCECLPGYVGPDCSEECAPGKWGTGCLHECQCANGDACHPATGVCIKDCPPGFTGTDCDERCEAGHYGPGCMKTCMCGGMRPCDPITGECLCPSGTHGPSCLQVCAPGRWGESCLQECQCENGASCDRVSGKCHCLPGYVGPACETKCPSGRFGVGCRDTCSCLNGATCHHITGRCECVPGFTGPGCSQPCPLGRFGQDCVHMCDCNSGRCDRVTGECTCPPGWRGPQCQLPCDAGRYGAGCAMNCSCANGAKCDHISGACMCQPGWLGTFCSRPCPEGYWGPECRHRCGCGTGATCDPATGACLCPPGKYGLHCSKVCPIDRWGTDCQNNCLCYNGGSCDRVSGACVCPPGYTGTMCQDRCPDETYGFGCQHSCLCQHGGTCQHDTGACLCPPGYAGAFCETTSVSGPTSEGSGACVTDDHCQHGGRCDATSGTCECAPGWRGHLCHKPCHQGFWGEECQEACSCEHGSQCHHITGECRCPPGFNGDKCQFVCPVGSYGSGCESSCQCELGQPCDHVTGSCTCPPGRQGHQCHEFCSDGHWGDECREKCQCEGSSLCDPVSGDCFCPAGLRGRKCRWNCLKGRYGVDCKQKCKCSNDGTCDPVSGQCQCKDGYYGPTCSLPCPPGTFGPGCNETCDCEHGGVCTAEGECKCPAGYTGARCQTACPANTWGVGCAHTCSCKNDAYCHPATGECQCGLGWTGPDCSQACPAGRYGPNCLLDCACHHNVSCDRFSGCCQCGAGHYGRFCELDCPKGFYGASCVGVCDCQNGATCDHKTGQCRCAPGYTGERCSETCPPGKFGPQCQKECECGQYPCHHHTGECLCPAGLHGKNCDTPCGTGRYGPGCREACQCLHGGSCHPVSGHCSCAPGWLGPTCSQKDISFLASQHRGRADIPVEFS